The window TCCCATGCATTTGAAAAAGTGTTCCACTTAGACCACGAAGAATTTACACAAGCGATTATTTTAGGTGATACGGAAGTGAACGCCGTTTTACAAAAAGTGCATAAAGACTTTCCAAAGCACGTAGCAGAAGTAATCGCTAAAACATACAAAAACAAAATGGTGGTTAGCCTAATCTCTAGCCAAATCGACGCTGATCGCATGGATTATTTACAACGTGACGCTTACTTTACAGGGGTTAGTTACGGTCATTTTGACATGGAACGTATTTTGCGTGTTATGCGCCCACGTGAAGAGCAAGTTGTCATTAAGTCGAGTGGGATGCATGCAGTAGAAGACTACATTATGAGCCGTTATCAAATGTACTGGCAAGTATATTTCCACCCAGTTTCTCGTAGTGCGGAAGTTATTTTAACAAAAATTTTACATCGTGCGAAGCAACTGCACGAAGAATTTTATACATTTAAACAGGAGCCGCTACATTTTTACTCTATTTTTGAAGAAGAGATCACATTAAAAGACTATTTAAAATTAGACGAAGCTGTTGTTATGTACTACTTCCAAATGTGGCAAGAGGAAGATGACGAGATTTTACGCGATTTATGTCGAAGGTTTATGAACAGGAATTTGTTCAAATTTGTCGAATTTAATCCAACAAAGCAGATGAAAGATTTAATGGAGTTAACTAGTCTGTTTAAAAAAGCAGGACTAGATCCTGAATATTACTTAGTAGTTGATTCTTCTTCTGATTTACCGTACGACTTTTACCGTCCAGGGGAAGAAGGAGAAAGACTACCAATCCACTTATTAATGCCGAGCGGCGAAGTGAGGGAGTTATCAAGAGAGTCGGAAATTGTCGATGCCATCTCAGGAAAACGTAGAACCGACCATAAATTATACTTCCCACAAGATTTACTAGAAGACTTAACAACGAAAAAGACGACAAAGAAAAAGATTCTAGAGATACTAGGACTATAAGCAGCATCTACAGGTTAGGAGATGAACGGGTTTGTTAACGGATCACGCGAAATTAATGAAAGTATTTGCTTCTGCAGGGGAAATTATCGGCAGAAAAAAATTACAAAAAATGGTGTACATTGCTAAAAAGTTAAATTACCCATTTTACGAAAAATACAATTTTCACTTTTACGGACCATATTCAGAAGAAATAACATTACGTGTAGAAGAACTATGTAACTTAGGTTTCTTAAGCGAGTTGAAAGAAAATAAAGGTGGCTACTCTCAATACCGATATTCATTGACGGAAAGTGGACAAGAATTTTTAGCTCATTACGATGAGTTAACGATGCCACACTTACAAAGCTGCATGCTAAACATGAACGAACAAAGCTCTCGATTTTTAGAATTAGTTTCGACGGTGTTGTTTTTTGAAAACTTATCAAAAGAAGAAGTTAAAGAAAAAATTTTCACGTTGAAAAGTAAACAACGCTACACAGAGGAAGAAGTCGAAGAAGCTTACACATATATTGAAGCGTTACGAAAAGAAATTGCAGGTTAGTTATAACGCTCTAGCTAACAACTATCACCCAATTAAGATAATAGAGATTTCTAGCTAAGCCTGATGTTGGGCTTGGCTTTTTTTAGCTATTAGTAGTTAGGTGTTAGCTGTTAGGTATAACCTTAACTCCTAAAACCAAACAGCTAACGCCTAACCAACTAACGCCTAAGAGTCACTCAAACGTTTTCCGCCTACTGCATAGTGGCCTTTTGTCATCTCTTCAATGAATACCACAATTTTGTCTTCTGGAGCACCGGTCGTTTCGCTCACAGCAGTAGTTACTTTCTCCACTAATGCTTTCTTCTGCTCTTCCGTACGACCTTCTAACATTTTTACCGTAACATATGGCATAATAAATCCTCCTATTGCAATCAAGTATATAAAGTATTGTATACTATTAGTGATAAAATATATAGAATAGCAAATCAACTTGCAAAAATACATATAAATAGTGATTGGCACCTAACAACTAACCACTAACCCCTAAAAGGAGGAATTACAATGGATCAAGAAAAAAAGAAAAAGCCAATTGGTTTTAATATAATAAAAAATGACCCAACAGATGGCCATGGTGGCTATGGCGTTGGTGCTTTGAGTTTAGAGAATGTCTCACCAGTTATTGTCGATGTGGAAGGTGAGGACGCAGTCGTGGACGTAGGAGCTATGCATGCTAGGAGTACCGTAGAACGTGGCATTAAATTTTTGCCAAACAAAGAGGATGTTCCTAATGGAAAACTTTACTGGCTTGTATGGGTAACAATCGATCGTAAGCAAGAAGGGCCATACTACGCGGGGGTAACAGCTTGTGAAATGACCGTGGACCGTGAAATTCGTCGCGGCTACAAATCGCTTCCAGAGCATGTAAACAAAATGGACAAATCGATGAAACGGAAAATTATGGTCGACCATATGGACGAAAAAGGAAAAGCTATTCTGAGAAAATATTTAGAATCCCATAATAAACAAATGTGGGATCTGTCTAGCGACGAGTTAAAGCAAGGGTTAAGCTAATTTGTCAAGGGTTTTTCAGAAATAAAGATGTGACATTTCTTTGAACGTGTAACGAACATACTTGAGTTATTTTCATAAAAAAAGTAAACTATTCTTACATGTGTTAAGAACACATGGAGAACTAGGACACTTAAAACCCTCGAGAAATCTTTCTCGGGGGTTTTAACTTTTTTTGCCACTAATGGAGCTGATTGCTTTGCTTCACACTAGGAGAAGAAGGTGGTGTTCTTATTGAAGAGATACATACTAATTTGCTTGTTGGTTTTTGCGACGCCGATCCATACATTTGCCGAAACACCGTATATTCCGACAGAGCAATCTCGTGAAGAACTTTACCAAGATATCTTTTTATCGTTATTAACACCACAGGTGCATGAAACGATTGGGGAGTTTTACAAAAAAGAAGCAGGTTTATCGTTTGTAGCCGTTTATCCTTATCAAACGGTAGTTGAGAAAGTAGAACGGATAGGTGGATATCGCTCGTTTGTTTTTGAAGTAACACTGTTAGTTAATCCAGTTGTAGGTGCGCATATTCCAGTTGGGGAGGATCGGTTGCACTATGAGATTGGTGGAAGCGGGGATGTAAAATTGCTGGAACATCAACATATACGTAGCATTGATCTACCAGATTGGTATAAAAAATAGCCGTTGAAACAGCTTCAACGGCTTATTTTGAATGGATTATAATAAAAACGTAATCTATCCGAAAAATCAACGTCGCCATGGCAATAACTTTTTCCACCAACGCTGCGTAGTATCAGCATCGTCCACAGGTGAAGCAACCTCATCCTCCACCTCTTCCACTTCATGCAAGTGGCAATACTCTAGAGGTTCCGTACCCGCCTCATAATACGTTAGGCGCGATACTGGACAGTTTTCCGTTGCCAACAACCCACTCTCAGGATTCACATACACCCCAACCACATCCTCAGTCGGACGGAACGCTTCAACCGACCTGTTCGCCAAAGACCTCTCCATAAAATTAGCCCAAATATATTTAACAAACTGCTCCTTCTGATAAATCGACTTATTATCATCAAAGCCAGTCCAAGCAACACTCACAAGCTGTGGCGTGTACCCAATCATCCAACTATCCGTCTCCGTCGTCCCAGATTTACCTGCATACGGACGCGTCACCGTGCCAACCAATTTATTACCCGTCACACTCGTATAACCGTTTAATCTCTGGTCAAACATACCTGTCATCATATGATTAAGTACGAACGTCTTATCCTTGTCTA is drawn from Bacillus alkalisoli and contains these coding sequences:
- a CDS encoding HD domain-containing protein, whose protein sequence is MSYATEKLTEEKVFKDPVHRYVHVRDRVIWDLVGTAEFQRLRRIRQLGTTYLTFHGAEHSRLNHSLGVYEIVRRIIDDSFEGRSEWNNEERLLCLCAALLHDLGHGPFSHAFEKVFHLDHEEFTQAIILGDTEVNAVLQKVHKDFPKHVAEVIAKTYKNKMVVSLISSQIDADRMDYLQRDAYFTGVSYGHFDMERILRVMRPREEQVVIKSSGMHAVEDYIMSRYQMYWQVYFHPVSRSAEVILTKILHRAKQLHEEFYTFKQEPLHFYSIFEEEITLKDYLKLDEAVVMYYFQMWQEEDDEILRDLCRRFMNRNLFKFVEFNPTKQMKDLMELTSLFKKAGLDPEYYLVVDSSSDLPYDFYRPGEEGERLPIHLLMPSGEVRELSRESEIVDAISGKRRTDHKLYFPQDLLEDLTTKKTTKKKILEILGL
- a CDS encoding YwgA family protein produces the protein MLTDHAKLMKVFASAGEIIGRKKLQKMVYIAKKLNYPFYEKYNFHFYGPYSEEITLRVEELCNLGFLSELKENKGGYSQYRYSLTESGQEFLAHYDELTMPHLQSCMLNMNEQSSRFLELVSTVLFFENLSKEEVKEKIFTLKSKQRYTEEEVEEAYTYIEALRKEIAG
- a CDS encoding 2-hydroxymuconate tautomerase, with translation MPYVTVKMLEGRTEEQKKALVEKVTTAVSETTGAPEDKIVVFIEEMTKGHYAVGGKRLSDS
- a CDS encoding YwhD family protein, with the translated sequence MDQEKKKKPIGFNIIKNDPTDGHGGYGVGALSLENVSPVIVDVEGEDAVVDVGAMHARSTVERGIKFLPNKEDVPNGKLYWLVWVTIDRKQEGPYYAGVTACEMTVDREIRRGYKSLPEHVNKMDKSMKRKIMVDHMDEKGKAILRKYLESHNKQMWDLSSDELKQGLS
- a CDS encoding DUF3888 domain-containing protein, translating into MKRYILICLLVFATPIHTFAETPYIPTEQSREELYQDIFLSLLTPQVHETIGEFYKKEAGLSFVAVYPYQTVVEKVERIGGYRSFVFEVTLLVNPVVGAHIPVGEDRLHYEIGGSGDVKLLEHQHIRSIDLPDWYKK